GCCATTTTCAACTTCAGTACCGCCAGGACCGTATGTATTGCCTTTCTCATAGCCCTCCTTGAAGCTCAAGGTATAGACCATATCCTTCACGTTACCTGTATAATGTGCGTTGATATCGAGCTCCTGAGTAAGAGTGCGACCTATGAGAAGTTTGCTGCCCAGTGCGAAACGCTTGCCGAGAGGGATATTGAAGTAAAGACCCACGTTGGCAGAGAACTCAGTGAGGTGGTCGCTCTCAATGGTGTATTCCTCAGATTTAACCACGTCGCTCATCTCTTTTTGTACCTGTGAGGTAGGAATAAAAGAGTTGGCGTCGATGATATCGGCAATGTCTCCACCCAATTCGATACGGTCTTTTTTGGCCTGGTCTCACTACTGTCCGGTTAAATTTCACCAAAGCGAAAGTTGGCGGTCATCTTCCGGATTTTGATTAATAATTGGTTTGTCAAAAAGTTCATTCAGCGGAGTCCTCTCAAAGAGAACTTGGCCGATGACATTAGAGAATATGTAAAGATTTTGTTCGATATGATACATCTTCAGAGCAATAATAAGCAGCAGGTAGTCACAGATGGCAATCCATATCTGTGTGAAGACTGCGTTTTGGGACGTCCCATAGAACGTCTTGATGTGCAGGTGCTGCTTGATCCATTTGAAGAACGTTTCGATAGTCCAGCGCTCTCGGTACAGTTCCGCAATGGTAATTGCTTCAAGGGTGAAGTCATTCGTCAGGAATCGATACACTACGTTCTGCGCAAAGTCCTCATAGACGACCAGACGCAACAAATCAGGGTACTTCTTGGCTGTAAAGAGACCAGTAAGACTGATGGACTCGTCAGAGATGACGCCAGTCTGCCTGTCAACCTCTCTTGCCTCGAATACGGAATATTTCATGTTGTCCTTTGCTCTGGTTACAAAGTAAGCCTTCTGCTGTTGGAAGAGACGGAACAGACGGTCAAAGTCCACATAGCCTTTATCCATCAGATAGTAAGCCCCTGCTTCTACAGGCAAGCTGTCCATAGCCTGAGTATCATGCACATTGCCAGGAGTAAGCATGATGAAGTTGGGTATGTTGTTCTTTACATCAATCAAAGTGTGCATCTTGAAAGCACCTTTGTCATGATGGAACTTCGCCCATGGACAGAGATGCAGACACAGGTTGATGGTACTGCTGTCAAAGGCATACACCATATTGTCAATTCCCAACCGATAGTATTCATCTTTATACAGGACTTTAGCCCTCTCGACAAGTACCATTGCGTAGTCCTGATAGATACGCCAGTCCTTCTTCTCGTTCATGTCGGCGAGAGTGGACTTGGGCATCACCTTCAGACCGGCATGATACAACTTGGAGTTGAAAGCAGTCAACTGAGCCTCTATGCTACGAAGGCTTGCGCTGCTGGTCAGCTGAGCATAACTCATGACAAGGAACTGGTCACGGCAAGTGAATCGTCTTGCATGAAAATCCCCTCTATATCTGTCAATACATTTCCTGAGCTCGTAGTCAGGGATGAGAGACATCAGTTGCGAGAATACAGTATTTCCGGCATTCATATCCTGTGCTATCTTATATATGAGACAGTACAAAGATAAAAAATCAAATCGGAAAATTTTTAAATCGCTGTATCTCATTGAAATTTAAACATTTAATTAACGTTCGGAAAAATTTAACCGGACACTAGTGGCCTGGTCTATGAAATCACTCCACGACTTGGCTGTCATAGCCCTTACACGCAAGCGTCCGCCTACACCAACATATTTATTGAAGAAGTAGGCTCCTTCAGCATCTACAGCCGAGGCTGTATGGAAATCAACCTTAAACAGATCACTATTGTCCTCGAATTCATAGTCTTCACTATGCACGAGGTCAGCTGCACCAAATCCAAGGCTCTTCAGTCCGAAGCCCATGCCCATAGAGATGGCGAAGAACGAAGGTCTCTCTGTATAGTATTCCAAATCATTGCGCAGCAGTCCCCTCTTCTTAAAAAGAAGGTCAGTAACAGCATAGCCCAGCTCTGTGGAAAGGATACCGATGCCAGCACCAGACATCACGTCGCTGATCCAGTGGCGGTTATTCAGGATACGCATAACGCCTGTAGCTGTAGCTACGCCATAGCCTGCAACAGAATACCAGGGCGAACGGGTTAGACCATACTCCTTGTGAAGGATTGTTGCTCCCACGAACGAGGTTGCCGTATGACCAGAAGGCCATGAGTTAGCGGTAGAGCCATCGGGACGCATCTCCTTAGCGGTATATTTGATGCCATTGACAAAAGCTGCCATCCAGGCATAGGACATCAGCGAACTCGTAACCAGACGAGGCCAGTCGCTACGGCCTTCCACGCCAGCAACCTTCAGGCCAACGGTCATAGCAGGACCAAACATCTGAGTATAGTCATCAATGTGGGTCTTGAAATGGGTGACCAGTCGCGTGTTGGCATGGGTATTCCTAT
This region of Prevotella sp. E13-27 genomic DNA includes:
- a CDS encoding IS4 family transposase, which codes for MNAGNTVFSQLMSLIPDYELRKCIDRYRGDFHARRFTCRDQFLVMSYAQLTSSASLRSIEAQLTAFNSKLYHAGLKVMPKSTLADMNEKKDWRIYQDYAMVLVERAKVLYKDEYYRLGIDNMVYAFDSSTINLCLHLCPWAKFHHDKGAFKMHTLIDVKNNIPNFIMLTPGNVHDTQAMDSLPVEAGAYYLMDKGYVDFDRLFRLFQQQKAYFVTRAKDNMKYSVFEAREVDRQTGVISDESISLTGLFTAKKYPDLLRLVVYEDFAQNVVYRFLTNDFTLEAITIAELYRERWTIETFFKWIKQHLHIKTFYGTSQNAVFTQIWIAICDYLLLIIALKMYHIEQNLYIFSNVIGQVLFERTPLNELFDKPIINQNPEDDRQLSLW
- a CDS encoding phosphatase PAP2 family protein → MRIKSLLLFFFILLSVNMQASNYLNVEPLTLEVPEMKPELVEVVNQPLTYYEQTGLSLPEPEPKMDFNFFKSRTNKGVREYKFLDDVTFVGVPLFLAGIAIKGDKASFRQDYRNTHANTRLVTHFKTHIDDYTQMFGPAMTVGLKVAGVEGRSDWPRLVTSSLMSYAWMAAFVNGIKYTAKEMRPDGSTANSWPSGHTATSFVGATILHKEYGLTRSPWYSVAGYGVATATGVMRILNNRHWISDVMSGAGIGILSTELGYAVTDLLFKKRGLLRNDLEYYTERPSFFAISMGMGFGLKSLGFGAADLVHSEDYEFEDNSDLFKVDFHTASAVDAEGAYFFNKYVGVGGRLRVRAMTAKSWSDFIDQATSVRLNFSER